The following nucleotide sequence is from Pseudarthrobacter psychrotolerans.
GCACCGGCGAAGATGCCCAGGGTGCCGTACTGTGCAGGCGCGGCGCCGGTGAGGAAGCCGAAGAATGACTGCTTCAGGACGTCCGCGGCGCCACCGGAGGTGGGTTCCGCGGCGGGCACGAACGGCGCGTAGTTCTCGAATTTCACGTAAGTGAAGCCCACCACGATCACAAACAGCACAACGGCGATCTTGATCAGGGTGAAGACGTTGCCCACGCGGGCGGAGAGCTTGGTGCCCAGCACCAGGAGCACGGTGAAGACGGCAACGATCAGGAAGGCGCCCCAGTAGAGGTCCACGCCGCCGAGCGACAGCGCCGGCGGTACGTCGGCCCCCATCAGCGCAAACACCTTGCTGAGGTAGATGCCCCAGTACTTGGCGATCACTGCCGCGGCGGTGAACAGTTCCAGGATCAGGTTCCAGCCGATGATCCACGCAAGCAGTTCGCCCATGGTGGCGTACGTAAAGACGTAGGCCGAGCCGGCGACCGGGAGGGCGGTGGCAAATTCGGCGTAGCACATGATGGCCAGGGCGCACGTCACGGCGGCAATGGCGAAGGACAACGTCACAGCGGGGCCGGAGAAGTTGGCCGCGGCTTTGGCGCCCACCGAGAAAATGCCGGCGCCGACAGCGACGGCGACACCCATGATCATCAGGTCCCAGCTGCTGAGTGAACGCTTGAGCTTGCGTCCGGGTTCATCGGCGTCGGCCATGGACTGCTCGATGGATTTGGTCCGGAGAAGGTTCATAAGGAGTTCCACAATCCTGATTTGTGTTGGAAACAGACCCATCAACGATACTTGTCCACGCACTGGACGTTCACATCTGTCCCACATGGTGAGACGCCTTTAACGCCGAAGATAATTGCGAAAATGCCCTTGAAGCCCTCTTTTTGAGGGCCTCAAGGGCTTTACGATCGAACGGCTTAGACGGGCCAGTCCATCAGCTTTGACCGGATCAGGAACCGCTTGCCTTCCGGCGCTTCAACCGAGAACCCGCTCCCCCGGCCCTGGACAACGTCCACGGTCAGATGGGTGTGGCTCCAGTAGTTGAACTGCTCCTTGGACATCCAGAACTCGAGGGGCTGCGGCTCCAGGCCGTCGGCGATGTCGAACAGCCCCAGGAGGACGTCCGCTTCCGCGGTGATGAACTCCCCGGCCGGATAACACATAGGCGAGGACCCGTCGCAGCAGCCGCCGGACTGGTGGAACATGAGGGGTCCTTGCTGGCCCCACAATTTCCTGAGCAGTCCCAATGCCTCGGCCGTGAGCGCCACGCGGGAGATGTCCTCCCCGGGCAGCGTCACTGCCGCGTCAAGCCCCGCCTCCATCATCAGTACTTGATGACGACGCGGCCGTCGATCTTGGCGTGTTTCATCTCGTCAAGAACGGCGTTGACTTCGGAGAGCTCCCGGGTGGACACCGTGGGATGGATCTTGCCCTCGGCGTAGAACTCGAGTGCTTCCTCCAGGTCCTGCCGGGTCCCCACGATCGAGCCCCGGACGGTCAGGCCCTTGAGCACAATCTCGAAGATCGGTGCCGGGAAGTCGCCCGGCGGCAGGCCGTTGAACACAATCGTCCCGCCCCGACGGGCCATGCCGATCGCCTGGCCAAAAGCAGACGGGTGTACTGCGGTGACCAGGACTCCATGGCAACCTCCGGTTTCACGTTGGATAACTTCGGCGGGATCTTCGTGCAGCGCGTTGACGGTGAGCTCCGCACCGTGCTTCTTGGCCAGGGCGAGTTTGTCGTCCGCGATATCCACGGCGGCTACCCGCAGGCCCATCGCCACGGCGTACTGGACGGCAATGTGCCCGAGTCCGCCGATGCCGGAAATGGTGACCCACTGTCCGGGCCTGGCTTCGGTCATTTTCAGGCCCTTGTAGACCGTGACGCCGGCGCAAAGCACCGGGGCGATTTCAACGGGGTCCGAGCCCGCCGGGATGCGGGCGGCAAAGCGCGTGTCCACGAGCATGTATTCCCCAAAGGAACCGTCCACGCTGTAGCCGGCGTTCTTCTGTACTTCGCACAGCGTCTCCCAGCCGGTGCGGCAGTACTGGCAGTCGCCGCAGGCTGACCATAGCCAGGCGTTGCCGACGAGGTCTCCGACGGCCAGGTCAGTGACACCCTCGCCCAAGGCAACCACTTCGCCTACTCCTTCGTGGCCGGGGATGAACGGCGGTGTCGGCTTGACCGGCCAGTCACCCTCCGCCGCGTGGAGGTCTGTGTGGCAGACGCCGGTGGTGAGGACCTTGACCAGCGCCTCGCCCCGGCCCGGGTGGGAATGGGGAGGGTCTGGATCTGGAGATCCTTGCCGAATTCGGTTACTACTGCTGCTTGCATTGTCGTCGTCATTGGCGAAATCCTTGCGTAGGTAAAGCGGTGGTGCGGTGGAGGTGGTGCTGCCTTCCTGAGGGGTGGCCAGGATGGTGCAGGCAGGGACGGATCAGTGCTGACCCGTCCCCGCCCGGGCTAAGGGCGGCTAGAAGAAGCCGAGCTTGTTCTCGTTGTAGCTGACCAGGAGGTTCTTGGTCTGCTGGTAGTGATCCAGCATCATGGAGTGGTTTTCACGTCCGATGCCGGAGGACTTGTACCCGCCGAACGCGGCGCCGGCCGGGTAGGCGTGGTAGTTGTTGACCCAGACGCGGCCGGCCTGGATCTCGCGGCCCGCGCGGTAAGCCACGTTGCCATTGCGGGACCAGACGCCGGCGCCGAGGCCGTAGAGGGTGTCGTTGGCGATTTCCATCGCGTCGGTGTAGTCACTGAACCGGGCGACAGACACAACAGGTCCGAAGATCTCCTCCTGGAAGATCCGCATCTTGTTGTGGCCTTCGAAGACGGTGGGCTGGACGTAGTAGCCGCCGGCCAGGTCTCCGGGCATTTCGGCGCGGGCGCCGCCGGTGAGCACCTTGGCGCCTTCCTGCTTGCCGATGTCGATGTAGGAGAGGATCTTTTCGAGCTGGTCGTTGGAGGCCTGGGCCCCGAGCTGGGTTTCGGTGTCCAGCGGGTTGCCCTGGATGATTTTCTCCACCCGGGCCACCGCGTCAGCCATGAAGGAATCGTAGATGTCCTCCTGGACCAGGGCGCGGGACGGGCAGGTGCAGACCTCGCCCTGGTTGAAGGCAAAGAGCGCGAAGCCCTCCTGCGCCTTGTCATAGAACGCATCGTCTGACTCGGCAACATCGTTGAAGAAGATGTTCGGGCTCTTGCCGCCGAGCTCCAGGGTGACCGGGATCAGGTTCTGGCTGGCGTACTGGCTGATGAGGCGCCCGGTGGACGTCTCGCCGGTGAAGGCGATCTTGCGGATCCGGGGGCTGGACGCGAGCGGCTTGCCGGCCTCGACGCCGAAGCCGTTGACCACGTTGAGCACACCGGCCGGCAGCAGGTCACCGATGAGTTCCATCAGGACAAGAATGGACGACGGCGTCTGCTCGGCGGGTTTGAGGACCACGGCGTTGCCGGCGGCGAGGGCCGGGGCAAGCTTCCAGACGGCCATCAGGATGGGGAAGTTCCACGGGATGATCTGGCCCACGACGCCGAGGGGCTCGTGGTAGTGGTAGGCCGTGGTGTCGTCGTCGAGCTGGGAGAGCCGGCCTTCCTGGGCGCGGACGGCGGAGGCGAAGTAGCGGAAGTGGTCCGCGGCGAGCGGGATGTCCGCGTTGAGGGTTTCGCGGATGGGCTTGCCGTTGTCCCAGGATTCGGCGACGGCGAGCATCTCGAGGTTCTCGTCGATGCGGTCGGCGATCTTGTTCAGGACCGCGGCGCGCTCGGCGACGGAGGTCTTGCCCCAGGACGGAGCGATCTTGTGGGCGGCGTCCAATGCCAGCTCGATGTCTTCCGCGGTGCCGCGGGCCACTTCGCAGAAGACCTTGCCGGTGACGGGTGTGATGTTCTCGAAGTACTGGCCCTTGACGGGGGCAACCCACTCGCCGCCGATCCAGTTCTCGTAGCGGTCCTTGAACGTGACCTTCGAACCCTCGGTACCGGGCTGTGCGTAAACAGTCATTGCTAGCTCCTTTGCTGTGCATGAAAGGTGGTGCCTGATGATGGCGTCCGCCGTTGGTTTCAGCGTAGGAGTGTGAAGGTTGCAGTCAGGTTGCGCCGGTGTGAGCCAGCTCACGATGCCCCGGTGATTGCGCCGGGGCCCACGCCTAGAGACCGGCGGGGAACGTATAAGTGCCCGGCAGAGGCGAGGGCGTCGTACCGAAGGAAAGCACCACCTCGTCGTGGGCTTTGAGGACGACGTCGGTCACGGGACCATCCTGCTTTGCGCCGTTGACGTACGCGCTCCAGCCGCCGGTTCCGCCGTGCGGTGCACCAGTGGTGTCTGTCCCCTCGAGGACCCCCCATTCGCGAAGGACCTGGCCGAGGGTGTATTTCAGGCCGGCCGTGGGCGCTTCGATGTGGATGATTCCGGTGGTGTCGTGGGTGTGCAGTGCGGAGATTCCGTTGGGCTGCCCGCCCGCGCTGAAACTGAAACCGATCTCAGCGGGGACCGTGACGGGCTTGCCGTCAACAAACACGTCCAGATGGGCGTGATAGTGATCGGCAGTGCCCTCGGCGTTAAGGATGTCCAGGCCTGCGGCCTTGATCCGCGCACCGCCCGCGGCAGGATCGAGGGCCCAGCCGGCAGCCCCGGCGGGCGTTGCCGATGCGGGCACCGCTGCCGGTGACGCTGTGGACGGCGCCGTTTGGGCAGGTGCCCCGCACGCGGTGGTGCCGGCAACGAGTGCGGATACGGTCAGGGCGATGGCAAGGCGTTTGTTCAACACAGGGGCGGCTTCTTTCGATCGGCTGTTCCCCACGATATCGGCCAGAGCTGTATGTCGCCCGACTGCCGCACCCCGGGTCCGGACCGGTGATTGAGCCTGGGCCCACGCCTGCCGGGTTCCCTGGCCGAGCTTGCGAGGTCAGGGGGCAGATGGGGAGCGAAATCCCGGACGCCGATGTCAGGCGCTGAGTTCAGCTTCCAGCCGCTCAAGGTCCGCGACGACGGCGGCCCGCTTGGGCGAGCGCGGCGGCAGCAGCTTCAGGGCGGCAGTCCGGACGTCGACGTCGTCCCTCGCCTCCGGGAGGGCAGCGTACTTGAGCAGCGTTTCGGCACTGCCGTCCGTCAGGACCGCTTCGCGCATAAGCGAGGAGACCCTGTCGCGGAGATCGATGATGCCCGGCGCTTCGGAGCGCGGCAGCACGGCGCCGCGGTAGATTTCCAGCGCAATCCGGTGGGCGCCGCGCTGCAGGCAGTTCAGCACCTGCCCGCTGTCCGGGACCAGGTCCATGGTGAGTTTGTACGGCCGGGATTCCGGGACGGCGGCCGGGTTGAGCTGCTGGAGGATCTTGCGCAGCCGGACCATTTCCGCGCGGAGCGTCATGGTGGGGCCGTCGCCCGGGTAGAGGAGGACACTGAGTTCCTCGGCGCTCAGCCCGCCCGGGTGGGTGCTGAGCAGGGCGAGGATTTCGCTGTGCCGGGCGGACAGCGCCACCGTTTTGCCTTCGATGCTGAGCAACGCCTGGTCGCGGCCCAGAAGCTGCAGGCTGTTGCGGTACAGGCTGCCTTCCTTGGCACCGCCGGCTCCCCCGGCC
It contains:
- a CDS encoding DUF779 domain-containing protein translates to MMEAGLDAAVTLPGEDISRVALTAEALGLLRKLWGQQGPLMFHQSGGCCDGSSPMCYPAGEFITAEADVLLGLFDIADGLEPQPLEFWMSKEQFNYWSHTHLTVDVVQGRGSGFSVEAPEGKRFLIRSKLMDWPV
- a CDS encoding aldehyde dehydrogenase family protein, yielding MTVYAQPGTEGSKVTFKDRYENWIGGEWVAPVKGQYFENITPVTGKVFCEVARGTAEDIELALDAAHKIAPSWGKTSVAERAAVLNKIADRIDENLEMLAVAESWDNGKPIRETLNADIPLAADHFRYFASAVRAQEGRLSQLDDDTTAYHYHEPLGVVGQIIPWNFPILMAVWKLAPALAAGNAVVLKPAEQTPSSILVLMELIGDLLPAGVLNVVNGFGVEAGKPLASSPRIRKIAFTGETSTGRLISQYASQNLIPVTLELGGKSPNIFFNDVAESDDAFYDKAQEGFALFAFNQGEVCTCPSRALVQEDIYDSFMADAVARVEKIIQGNPLDTETQLGAQASNDQLEKILSYIDIGKQEGAKVLTGGARAEMPGDLAGGYYVQPTVFEGHNKMRIFQEEIFGPVVSVARFSDYTDAMEIANDTLYGLGAGVWSRNGNVAYRAGREIQAGRVWVNNYHAYPAGAAFGGYKSSGIGRENHSMMLDHYQQTKNLLVSYNENKLGFF